The following proteins come from a genomic window of Montipora capricornis isolate CH-2021 chromosome 9, ASM3666992v2, whole genome shotgun sequence:
- the LOC138016760 gene encoding uncharacterized protein translates to MIRQPSSTMIVGPSGSGKTQLTEALLTEGDVFEGGRTKPCHYCYAVWQPRFERMKGRGIRFHEGIPDISDLRQWFGKSQGGILVLDDLMDEGGNDKRVLDLFTRESHHRNITVLYLCQDLFPPGKYAKTISRNAHYLFVFKNPRDQSGFRALTLQAFPDRWRDVLRLFERCTQRPYGYIMMDLHPASDDRYRLFSCVTPSDGPTQVWKRE, encoded by the coding sequence ATGATACGACAACCCAGTAGTACGATGATCGTCGGTCCCTCGGGGAGTGGCAAAACGCAATTGACCGAAGCCCTCTTGACGGAAGGTGATGTCTTTGAAGGAGGTCGGACCAAACCGTGTCATTACTGTTATGCCGTATGGCAACCGCGTTTCGAACGGATGAAAGGTCGTGGGATCCGATTTCACGAAGGAATCCCTGACATTTCGGATCTTCGACAATGGTTTGGAAAAAGTCAAGGTGGCATCTTGGTCTTGGACGATCTCATGGACGAAGGTGGGAACGACAAACGCGTGTTGGACCTATTCACCCGAGAATCGCATCATCGGAACATTACGGTGTTGTATTTGTGTCAAGATTTATTTCCACCCGGCAAGTATGCCAAGACCATCTCCAGGAATGCCCACTATCTCTTCGTGTTCAAGAATCCTAGAGATCAATCGGGATTTCGAGCCTTGACGTTACAAGCCTTTCCCGATCGATGGCGTGACGTGCTTCGTCTCTTCGAGAGGTGCACGCAACGCCCGTACGGGTATATAATGATGGACCTTCATCCCGCTTCAGACGATCGGTACCGACTGTTCAGTTGTGTGACACCCTCGGATGGTCCGACCCAAGTGTGGAAACGTGAATGA